One Janthinobacterium sp. TB1-E2 genomic region harbors:
- the fliE gene encoding flagellar hook-basal body complex protein FliE, whose product MIAQLKSAATRPEAKIPAIQTEMPAAKVNFADAFKSALDSVSGAQKASSALGQRFTMGDEKVSLSDVMVAMQKSSIEFQATVQVRNKLVSAYHEIMNMQV is encoded by the coding sequence ATGATCGCGCAACTGAAGTCGGCGGCCACGCGGCCGGAGGCGAAAATACCGGCGATCCAGACCGAGATGCCGGCGGCGAAGGTGAATTTTGCCGATGCCTTCAAGAGCGCGCTCGACTCCGTGAGCGGCGCGCAAAAGGCTTCGTCGGCGCTGGGCCAGCGCTTTACCATGGGCGACGAAAAGGTCAGCCTGTCGGACGTGATGGTAGCGATGCAAAAGTCGAGCATCGAATTCCAGGCGACGGTGCAGGTGCGCAATAAGTTAGTCTCGGCATATCATGAGATCATGAATATGCAGGTTTGA
- a CDS encoding EscU/YscU/HrcU family type III secretion system export apparatus switch protein, whose translation MLDDSRRKVPQTAVALAYQSGTPAPKVVAKGSGLIADQIISTAREHGVFVHESKELVALLMDVDLDRQIPPGLYRAIAELLAWLYHIESANGGPIPPPPDTSVNLTDT comes from the coding sequence ATGCTTGACGACAGCAGACGCAAGGTGCCGCAGACGGCCGTCGCGCTGGCCTACCAGAGCGGCACGCCGGCGCCCAAGGTGGTGGCAAAGGGCAGCGGCCTGATCGCGGACCAGATCATCAGCACGGCGCGCGAACACGGCGTGTTCGTGCATGAATCGAAGGAATTGGTGGCGCTGCTGATGGATGTCGACCTGGACCGCCAGATTCCGCCCGGCCTGTATCGGGCGATTGCGGAACTGCTGGCCTGGTTATATCATATTGAATCTGCGAATGGCGGGCCGATCCCGCCGCCGCCCGACACCAGCGTCAACCTCACCGATACATAG
- a CDS encoding flagellar brake protein encodes MDSGLENWHDFEVESRREIIALLRGISEKNQLIRMLIHGESDVCVTSILEVDADHNTVILDRSVNADQNRRMLAATGISFETSLDKIRILFASAQVEECNYGGTPALKIAIPETLIRLQRREYYRMTTPVSNPVRVSIPLPPSLGGADTLFPLADISCGGIAILDNKLMLGETIGRDYPGCRIDLPDVGIVTATLQIRNSLDMTLLNNKLNRRLGCQFVDLPRSMLAHVQRYITRLERERNARMAGLG; translated from the coding sequence ATGGATTCCGGCCTCGAAAACTGGCATGATTTTGAAGTGGAATCGCGGCGGGAAATCATTGCCTTGCTGCGCGGCATCAGCGAAAAAAACCAGCTGATCCGCATGCTGATCCACGGTGAATCCGATGTGTGCGTCACGTCCATCCTGGAAGTCGATGCCGACCACAATACCGTCATCCTCGACCGTTCCGTGAACGCCGACCAGAACCGGCGCATGCTGGCCGCCACGGGCATTTCATTTGAAACCTCGCTCGACAAGATCCGCATCCTGTTTGCCAGCGCCCAGGTGGAAGAGTGCAATTACGGCGGCACGCCCGCCTTGAAAATTGCCATTCCAGAAACACTGATCCGTTTGCAGCGGCGCGAGTACTACCGCATGACGACGCCCGTGAGCAATCCCGTGCGCGTCTCGATTCCCCTGCCGCCCTCGCTCGGTGGCGCCGATACCCTGTTCCCGCTGGCCGACATCAGCTGCGGCGGCATCGCCATCCTCGACAATAAACTGATGCTGGGCGAAACGATCGGCAGGGACTATCCCGGTTGCCGCATCGACTTGCCCGACGTCGGCATCGTCACCGCGACTTTGCAAATTCGCAATTCGCTGGACATGACCCTGCTGAACAACAAACTGAACCGCCGCCTCGGCTGCCAGTTCGTCGACCTGCCGCGCAGCATGCTGGCGCACGTGCAGCGCTATATCACGCGTCTTGAACGCGAGCGCAACGCCCGCATGGCTGGGTTAGGTTAA
- a CDS encoding flagellar protein FliT, translated as MMTNQEVLTTYEAMQTLTGRMVTAASNADWDELEALEQQVSAHVAALKANEEKVVLESAGRQRKVALIKQILEDDRKIRDLTMPWMAHLSKLINSTGTERRLANAYGV; from the coding sequence ATGATGACGAATCAAGAAGTATTGACCACCTACGAAGCCATGCAGACCCTGACGGGCCGGATGGTGACCGCCGCCAGCAATGCCGACTGGGACGAGCTCGAAGCGCTGGAACAGCAAGTGAGCGCGCATGTGGCCGCGCTGAAGGCGAATGAAGAAAAAGTCGTGCTGGAAAGCGCCGGCCGCCAGCGCAAGGTCGCCCTGATCAAGCAGATCCTCGAAGACGACCGCAAGATCCGCGATTTGACCATGCCGTGGATGGCCCACTTGTCCAAGCTGATCAACAGCACCGGCACCGAGCGGCGCCTGGCCAACGCCTACGGCGTCTAA
- a CDS encoding flagellar hook-length control protein FliK, whose amino-acid sequence MLPKMDAIGMTPLTPVKATRTADSVADPRQAEFQRSLQGLIGKSMQGQVLARMGDGSFLVRVAGTPARMQLPAGAQPGTEIPLTLIGINPRPSFQIGNNRDQPASALLTYADAEAEPEAADLRGPQAGAAQAGTRASSTAATLLSRAPLTPANLLPALAGDTPAPELSTTARAISTVLSQAESVPGAPLSLVGKTPLMATPGAAPAQVAQNLRDAVGSSGLFYESHVAEWAEGKRPLASLLLEPQMQKAAQGDMARTGTDLASAQLINLQLHTHEQARVQWQGEAWPGQKMQWDISKDAPEGQQHEGRDGDEEATAWRSNVRFQFPLLGDLAAHVVLQGGRVSIQLQAGSEGSADTLRQHAARLEASLDAAGWPLSSLTIAGKPEAAGENDA is encoded by the coding sequence ATGTTGCCGAAGATGGATGCGATCGGCATGACGCCCCTGACCCCGGTCAAGGCCACGCGGACGGCCGACAGCGTCGCCGACCCGCGCCAGGCCGAGTTCCAGCGCTCGCTGCAGGGACTGATCGGCAAATCCATGCAGGGACAGGTGCTGGCCCGCATGGGCGACGGCAGCTTCCTCGTGCGCGTGGCCGGCACGCCGGCCCGCATGCAGCTGCCCGCCGGCGCCCAGCCGGGCACGGAAATCCCGCTGACCCTGATCGGCATCAATCCCCGCCCCTCTTTTCAAATCGGCAATAACCGCGACCAGCCCGCCAGCGCCCTGCTGACATATGCGGACGCGGAAGCCGAGCCCGAGGCAGCCGACCTGCGCGGCCCCCAGGCCGGTGCCGCCCAGGCGGGCACGCGCGCCAGCAGCACGGCCGCCACCCTGCTCAGCCGTGCACCCCTGACACCCGCCAATCTGCTGCCCGCCCTGGCCGGCGACACGCCCGCGCCAGAGCTGAGCACCACCGCGCGCGCCATCAGCACGGTGCTCAGCCAGGCCGAAAGCGTGCCCGGCGCGCCCCTGTCGCTGGTCGGCAAGACGCCGCTGATGGCCACGCCCGGCGCCGCTCCGGCCCAGGTGGCCCAGAACCTGCGCGATGCCGTCGGCAGCAGCGGCCTGTTCTATGAATCGCACGTGGCCGAATGGGCCGAAGGCAAGCGGCCGCTGGCCTCGCTGCTGCTGGAGCCGCAAATGCAGAAGGCGGCACAGGGCGACATGGCCAGAACGGGCACCGACCTCGCTTCGGCGCAACTGATCAATTTGCAGCTGCATACGCACGAACAGGCGCGCGTGCAGTGGCAGGGCGAAGCCTGGCCCGGCCAGAAGATGCAGTGGGATATCAGCAAGGATGCGCCGGAAGGGCAGCAGCACGAAGGACGCGATGGCGACGAGGAAGCGACGGCCTGGCGCAGCAATGTGCGCTTCCAGTTCCCCCTTCTGGGCGACCTGGCCGCGCATGTGGTCCTGCAGGGCGGCCGCGTATCCATCCAGTTGCAGGCGGGCAGCGAAGGCAGCGCCGACACCTTGCGCCAGCATGCGGCGCGGCTGGAAGCGTCGCTGGACGCGGCCGGCTGGCCATTATCGTCGTTGACGATCGCCGGCAAGCCGGAGGCGGCTGGAGAAAACGATGCTTGA